From a single Accipiter gentilis chromosome 32, bAccGen1.1, whole genome shotgun sequence genomic region:
- the VPS26C gene encoding vacuolar protein sorting-associated protein 26C isoform X1, with translation MGTALDIKIKRANKVYRCGEVLSGVVVITSKDTVQHQGISLTMEGSVNLQLSAKSVGVFEAFYNSVKPIQIINSTIEMVKPGKLPSGKTEIPFEFPLHMKGNKVLYETYHGVFVNIQYTLRCDMRRSLLAKDLTKTCEFIVHSLSQKGKLMPSPVDFTITPETLQNVKERASLPKFLIRGHLSSTNCIITQPLTGELVVENAEAAVKSIELQLVRVETCGCAEGYARDATEIQNIQIADGDVCRGLPIPIYMVFPRLFTCPTLETTNFKVEFEVNIVVLLHDDHLITENFPLKLCRM, from the exons GAGGTTCTTTCTGGAGTCGTGGTCATAACAAGTAAGGACACAGTCCAGCACCAGGGTATTTCGTTAACAATGGAAGGATCAGTAAATCTGCAGCTTAGTGCCAAAAGTGTGGGTGTGTTCGAAGCTTTCTATAACTCTGTCAAG CCTATTCAAATTATTAACAGCACTATTGAAATGGTAAAACCAGGGAAACTTCCTAGCGGCAAGACAGAAATTCCATTTGAATTTCCATTGCATATGAAGGGGAACAAAGTTCTGTATGAGACATATCATGGTGTCTTTGTTAACATTCAG TATACTCTACGGTGTGATATGCGACGTTCTCTGCTGGCAAAAGACCTAACTAAGACTTGTGAATTCATTGTCCACTCACTG TCGCAGAAAGGGAAACTGATGCCAAGCCCAGTAGACTTCACAATTACTCCTGAAACTTTGCAAAATGTTAAAGAG AGAGCTTCACTTCCAAAATTTCTCATCAGAGGTCATCTCAGTTCTACAAACTGTATCATTACACAGCCACTAACAGGGGAGCTGGTAGTGGAGAATGCGGAGGCTGCAGTCAAAAGTATTGAGCTGCAGTTAGTACGTGTGGAAACCTGTG GGTGCGCAGAAGGTTATGCCAGAGATGCCACAGAGATACAGAATATTCAGATTGCTGATGGGGATGTCTGCCGGGGCCTACCAATTCCTATATACATGGTGTTTCCCAGGTTGTTCACCTGCCCTACCCTGGAAACGACAAACTTCAAAGTTG AGTTTGAAGTCAACATTGTTGTCCTCCTGCACGATGATCATCTCATCACAGAGAACTTCCCGCTGAAGCTCTGCAGGATGTAA
- the VPS26C gene encoding vacuolar protein sorting-associated protein 26C isoform X2, whose amino-acid sequence MEGSVNLQLSAKSVGVFEAFYNSVKPIQIINSTIEMVKPGKLPSGKTEIPFEFPLHMKGNKVLYETYHGVFVNIQYTLRCDMRRSLLAKDLTKTCEFIVHSLSQKGKLMPSPVDFTITPETLQNVKERASLPKFLIRGHLSSTNCIITQPLTGELVVENAEAAVKSIELQLVRVETCGCAEGYARDATEIQNIQIADGDVCRGLPIPIYMVFPRLFTCPTLETTNFKVEFEVNIVVLLHDDHLITENFPLKLCRM is encoded by the exons ATGGAAGGATCAGTAAATCTGCAGCTTAGTGCCAAAAGTGTGGGTGTGTTCGAAGCTTTCTATAACTCTGTCAAG CCTATTCAAATTATTAACAGCACTATTGAAATGGTAAAACCAGGGAAACTTCCTAGCGGCAAGACAGAAATTCCATTTGAATTTCCATTGCATATGAAGGGGAACAAAGTTCTGTATGAGACATATCATGGTGTCTTTGTTAACATTCAG TATACTCTACGGTGTGATATGCGACGTTCTCTGCTGGCAAAAGACCTAACTAAGACTTGTGAATTCATTGTCCACTCACTG TCGCAGAAAGGGAAACTGATGCCAAGCCCAGTAGACTTCACAATTACTCCTGAAACTTTGCAAAATGTTAAAGAG AGAGCTTCACTTCCAAAATTTCTCATCAGAGGTCATCTCAGTTCTACAAACTGTATCATTACACAGCCACTAACAGGGGAGCTGGTAGTGGAGAATGCGGAGGCTGCAGTCAAAAGTATTGAGCTGCAGTTAGTACGTGTGGAAACCTGTG GGTGCGCAGAAGGTTATGCCAGAGATGCCACAGAGATACAGAATATTCAGATTGCTGATGGGGATGTCTGCCGGGGCCTACCAATTCCTATATACATGGTGTTTCCCAGGTTGTTCACCTGCCCTACCCTGGAAACGACAAACTTCAAAGTTG AGTTTGAAGTCAACATTGTTGTCCTCCTGCACGATGATCATCTCATCACAGAGAACTTCCCGCTGAAGCTCTGCAGGATGTAA